The sequence AGATCATAGGAGTGGGCTTATGAACCCAAGCGAAATAAGGCTTTTCTATCATCCGCGAGACCGCTTGCGCGCGACCATCGGCGACCGATCCTATCCGACGGTCAAACCCGTCTGGGCCGCGCCCCTTTCGCATCCCGAGCAATATCTGGCGCTGCTGGACGGCAAGGACCATGAGATAACGACCCTCAAAGATCCGAGCCAACTGCCGCCCGAAAGCCTGGAAGCGGTCAAGCAAGAGTTGGAGCGGCGATATCTGACCGCCATCGTCCAATCGGTTGGATTGGCCAAAGCCGAGTTCGGCGCAACCTATTGGCACGTCGAAACCGACCGTGGGCCTAAAGACTTTGTAACCCAAAGCCTGCAAGAAAACGCTCAATGGTTGGGCGAACGGCACCTAATGCTGATCGACGTGGACGGCAACCGATTCGAGATCCTGGACATCGCCGAGCTGGACGCCCAGAGCCAAGAAATCCTCGCCAACGCGGTGTAGCGAAGA is a genomic window of Armatimonadota bacterium containing:
- a CDS encoding DUF1854 domain-containing protein; its protein translation is MNPSEIRLFYHPRDRLRATIGDRSYPTVKPVWAAPLSHPEQYLALLDGKDHEITTLKDPSQLPPESLEAVKQELERRYLTAIVQSVGLAKAEFGATYWHVETDRGPKDFVTQSLQENAQWLGERHLMLIDVDGNRFEILDIAELDAQSQEILANAV